One part of the Sarcophilus harrisii chromosome 5, mSarHar1.11, whole genome shotgun sequence genome encodes these proteins:
- the ASB13 gene encoding ankyrin repeat and SOCS box protein 13 isoform X1 yields the protein MRPRFGVRLQARDRPRSAAGTVILTSPLPCQVLGSGEGKTVRVGDAADKMELRNADGSLGEIGFWVDRTPVHEAAQQGETLQLQQLIENGACVNLATVDSITPLHEASLQGQTQCVKLLLAAGAQVDARNIDGSTPLCDACASGSIECVKLLLSHGAKVNPPLYTASPLHEACMSGSSECVRLLIDVGANLEAHDCHFGTPLHVACAREHLDCVKVLLNAGANVNAAKLHETALHHAAKVKNVDLIEMLVEFGGNIYARDNRGKKPSDYTWSSSASAKCFEYYEKTPLTLSQLCRVSLRKATGVRGLEKIAKLNIPPRLINYLSYN from the exons ATGCGCCCCAGATTCGGCGTTCGGCTACAGGCACGCGATCGGCCCCGCAGCGCTGCCGGCACGGTCATCCTCACGTCCCCCCTCCCGTGCCAGGTGCTCGGCTCTGGGGAAGGGAAAACAGTCAGGGTAGGAGACGCGGCGGACAAGATGGAACTGCGGAATGCCGACGGCTCCTTGGGAGAAATTG gtttctgGGTGGATAGGACACCTGTTCATGAAGCTGCCCAACAGGGTGAAACCTTGCAGCTACAGCAACTGATTGAGAATGGTGCTTGTGTCAACTTGGCCACCGTGGACTCCATCACACCTTTGCATGAGGCTAGTCTTCAGGGTCAGACACAATGTGTAAAACTTCTGCTGGCTGCTGGAGCCCAG gtGGATGCTCGGAACATTGATGGCAGTACCCCCCTCTGTGACGCCTGTGCCTCAGGCAGCATTGAATGTGTGAAGTTGCTGCTTTCTCATGGGGCAAAGGTCAACCCACCACTGTACACTGCATCCCCACTACATGAAGCCTGCATGAGTG gaaGTTCTGAATGTGTGCGACTTCTTATTGATGTTGGAGCTAATCTAGAAGCCCATGACTGCCATTTTGGTACTCCATTGCATGTTGCCTGTGCAAGGGAGCATCTGGATTGTGTGAAAGTGCTGCTTAATGCAG GAGCCAATGTGAATGCAGCAAAATTGCATGAGACAGCTCTTCATCATGCAGCCAAAGTAAAGAATGTAGATCTCATTGAAATGCTGGTTGAGTTTGGAGGCAACATCTATGCCAGGGACAATCGAGGAAAGAAGCCTTCTGATTATACTTGGAGCAGCAGTGCCTCTGCTAAATGCTTTGAGTATTATGAAA AGACACCTCTGACTTTGTCACAACTTTGCAGAGTGAGCTTGAGGAAGGCTACTGGTGTCAGAGGGCTTGAGAAAATTGCCAAGTTGAATATTCCTCCAAGGCTAATAAATTACCTTTCATACAACTAA
- the ASB13 gene encoding ankyrin repeat and SOCS box protein 13 isoform X2: MRPRFGVRLQARDRPRSAAGTVILTSPLPCQVLGSGEGKTVRVGDAADKMELRNADGSLGEIGFWVDRTPVHEAAQQGETLQLQQLIENGACVNLATVDSITPLHEASLQGQTQCVKLLLAAGAQVDARNIDGSTPLCDACASGSIECVKLLLSHGAKVNPPLYTASPLHEACMSGSSECVRLLIDVGANLEAHDCHFGTPLHVACAREHLDCVKVLLNAGANVNAAKLHETALHHAAKVKNVDLIEMLVEFGGNIYARDNRGKKPSDYTWSSSASAKCFEYYENFYLR; this comes from the exons ATGCGCCCCAGATTCGGCGTTCGGCTACAGGCACGCGATCGGCCCCGCAGCGCTGCCGGCACGGTCATCCTCACGTCCCCCCTCCCGTGCCAGGTGCTCGGCTCTGGGGAAGGGAAAACAGTCAGGGTAGGAGACGCGGCGGACAAGATGGAACTGCGGAATGCCGACGGCTCCTTGGGAGAAATTG gtttctgGGTGGATAGGACACCTGTTCATGAAGCTGCCCAACAGGGTGAAACCTTGCAGCTACAGCAACTGATTGAGAATGGTGCTTGTGTCAACTTGGCCACCGTGGACTCCATCACACCTTTGCATGAGGCTAGTCTTCAGGGTCAGACACAATGTGTAAAACTTCTGCTGGCTGCTGGAGCCCAG gtGGATGCTCGGAACATTGATGGCAGTACCCCCCTCTGTGACGCCTGTGCCTCAGGCAGCATTGAATGTGTGAAGTTGCTGCTTTCTCATGGGGCAAAGGTCAACCCACCACTGTACACTGCATCCCCACTACATGAAGCCTGCATGAGTG gaaGTTCTGAATGTGTGCGACTTCTTATTGATGTTGGAGCTAATCTAGAAGCCCATGACTGCCATTTTGGTACTCCATTGCATGTTGCCTGTGCAAGGGAGCATCTGGATTGTGTGAAAGTGCTGCTTAATGCAG GAGCCAATGTGAATGCAGCAAAATTGCATGAGACAGCTCTTCATCATGCAGCCAAAGTAAAGAATGTAGATCTCATTGAAATGCTGGTTGAGTTTGGAGGCAACATCTATGCCAGGGACAATCGAGGAAAGAAGCCTTCTGATTATACTTGGAGCAGCAGTGCCTCTGCTAAATGCTTTGAGTATTATGAAA